TCATTCCTAGAGTCATTCCATCATTTAATTTAATTGGCTTATTTGTACGAATAGAACGTAAATTTTTAATTCTACTTCCATATGGTTTTGTTAAATCAATTTCATATTTTACACCTCCAAAGAAATCATTTGTACTGTATTTAGAAGCACGGCGTGTTTTATCAAAACTAACAGTTACATCCCCGTTACGAGACGAGTTAAAGTATCCTGCTGCCCATTCCATATAATCTTTCAAATCTTTTCCGGTTACTTTATATACTGTAATTTCTCCTAAGGCATACTGATAATTATATGCAATATCTTTCTTTTTAATTGGACCTATATCTAAACGCGCATAATCATTATCAATCTGATGGGCCACTACATCTGCTTTACTATAATAGAGCATAACTTCATGGAAGAAATCTGATAAAGGAGTCTCTTGAACTTGCACACTTGGAATATCTTTTATTTCATTTTCTGGCACAAGATTTTTACCTTTTAATTGAGCTACTACAACATTCGCATCTTTTCTCGCATATTCATGAAATGGTGTCAATGTTGTTTCTAGTGCAGAATCTGATAATACCGTTGTTCCATCAACATTTTTCACAGAGATTGCAGTAGCTGTTTTGTCTTTTAATACAACTTTCCCGTTTTGCTTTGTAAATGTAAGATCAATACGTGATATGTGAGTACCATATTTATCTGGTTCTGTAATCAGGACACCGTTTACAACTTCTTTTTTCACAAGCTTATGCATATGACCTGCAAAGATGGCACTTAACTCTGGGCACGCGTTCGCAATATCCTGGACACCAGTTCCAGGAATACCATTCTCATTTTCAAGTCCCATATGCATAACCCCTACCATGGCATCTACTTTACCTTTCAATTCTTGTATGGCCTTTCTCGTCTCTTCTACTGGATTTTTCACCACTAAACCTGCCAAATGATCTGTTCCTTTTTCAAACTCACTAATCATCGGTGTATTCATTCCAACGATTCCAATTTTAATTCCATCTTTTTCAACAATCGTATACGCGGGAAGAAAGCGCTCTCCATTTTCTTTGTAAATATTTCCGGCCAACATTTTCCCTTTATATTGGCTACTCACTTTTTTCAATATATCTAACCCAAAGTTGAATTCATGATTTCCAAATGCCCAAGCATCATACCCCATCGTATTCATCGCCACCATCATCGGGGACTGCGGCTGATCATTAAATAATTCTACCGAGTTTCCTTGAATTGTATCCCCTGCATCTAATAAAATGGTATTTGGATTTTCTTGTCGAACCTTCTTAATAACCGTATGAAGCTGCGTTAAGCTCCCATTCATATTAGCGCCATCAAGCGCATAGTCCCATGGCATAAATCTCCCGTGAATATCTGCTGTACCTAATAAAGTGATGTTGGTATCAGATTCCTCAGCTTGAGCAATAAATGGCTTTACTATTACTGCTGTTCCAAACAATATAAAAATAGTAAAAATATAAATGTAGTTCTTCCATTTCCTTTTTGACATCATAATGCCTCTCCCCTTTTTTGAAAAATACTAAACAGTTCGAACTTAAAAAATGTAACCTATTACATGAAAAACTTCAACTATAACAGGGAGATTTTTTATATTAAACACTTAAATCATGTCGTAATTTTCAACTCCCTAACAATATATTTATTATATTACGATAAATATTAACAATAATCTTGAACACCCCTTGTACAATTAAACAATATAAGATAATTATTAAATCTATCATTTATAAAAAACAAAGAGGTATTACTCCTTTTTAATACGAGTAATACCTCCCAGAAATAGACTTATTCTTTATAAAACTACGTCTTCTGCTTTCTCATCTACTGGCCAATTCTCTAACGTATAAGCCATTTCCCAAAATGAGTATTCGTACTGACTACTAAATACAAAATGTTGTTTCATACGATTTCGATCAGCTTCTGTTACTGTTTCAGCAATAGCATCTAATCGTGCGATTTGTTCTTCTACTAAAGTACGGAACCAATCGGATCCATACGCAGAAATCCACTCTTGATAAATCGGTTCTTCTGGTTGACATTCTTTCAAACGTTCACCAATTTCATAATACAACCAGTAACAAGGTAATATTGCAGCGATAATATCTCCTAAATGTCCTTCATAAGCAGCGCGATACATATGTGATGTGTATGCATATGCAGTAGGTGCAGGAATAAAATTCGCTTTCTCTTCTTCAGTAATCCCTAATTTTTTCGCGAAATTCTCATGTAATGATAATTCAGCCTCATATGTATTTTGTGCATGATGTGCCATACGAGCCGTCGTTTCTAATTCAAGTGCTTTTGCTGCTCCTAGCGTTTGTACTCTAGCAAAGTGGCTTAAATAATAAGAATCTTGTAGTACATAATAACGAAAACTTGCTAAATCTAATGTTCCTTCTCCAAGTTTTTTTACAAAAGGATGATTGAAACTCGCTTCCCAAATTGAATTTACTTCCTTACGTAATAACTGTGAAAATGACATTTTAACCCCTCCAATATATATAAGTACAATACATGTTGACTATGAAACTACGCTATCCGTATGTTTACCCTAATAGGCGTGCACATAATAAAAAAACTTTCTTTACATACGTAAAGAAAGTGAATTAGACAGTGTGAATATTAATGAACATCATTTTCCGTCTCTTCCACTTCCCTACGCTGGCATTAACCAGATCAGGTACTAAGAGTCTCAAAATATTCTTTGATCTCAGCCTATACTAGGCACCTCTAGTGGATAAATATGTAGTTTTCATACTCATCATAGCACAATTAATACAACTGTCCAACATATCGAACCGTTCAACCCTTATTTAAAATGAATTAATCTTCTTCTCTTACTAATCTTTTAAGTTGTTCCTTTACATTTACATCACATATAGCACCGTGATAACAAATGACTCTATCAATATCAAATGCTAATAATTTTTCAAGTGATTTCATTGCGGTTTCCATATCTGGTGTTGTACGTGGAACCGGTCCTTTTAAATTCCCTTCCACACATACTAATGCATCACCTGCAATTAACGTTTTATATTTTCCGATATATAAGCTAACATGTCCTGGTGTGTGCCCTGGCGTATGAATCACTTCAATTCCATCGAGAAAAGGTAATATCTGTCCATGTCTTAAAATATGATTTACTTTCGCCTTAGGAGGATTTAAATATATAGCTTTCAAAGGCTCTGGTAATGCTACCCATTGTTGTTCATTCATTTTATTCGGATCACCTTTCAAAAGAGAAAATTCCCCTTCAATATAAGGTTTATCTAGTTCATGTGCATAAACTTCAATAGACTGACCTACTTTTTGTATAACTTCAGGAAGACTTCCAACATGATCGATATCTTGATGTGTTAAAAGCACTGTTTTTAATTTATCAAATGGCACATTTAGACGATTCATCGCTTCACGAATTTGTTCTGATTGACCTGGCATCCCAGTATCAACTAATATAGCTTCTTCATCATCCCACAATAATGTTGGATTTAATCTAAACCCTTGTATTTCTAATTCCAACATAGCTAATCCATTTGCTATTTTCATTCAGACTTCCTCCTTAGTACATATTAATAATTAAAACTCTTATTAATATGTATCATAGCAGCACTAACTAAGTCGACCTAATAACTTATAATCATATCATGAATAAAATATTTTGTCAATATACTTTTGAAGTTCATTATTTAATCTATCCACTAAAAATTATATATCCTTGCGATATAAATGAATTACATCTTTCAAAGCCGCTGCTGCTGCTCCGCGTGGATTTGACGCTCCTCCAATTATGGTAACTCGCCCCATGGTATCCGTTAAGAACGTAATTCCTTTTTCTGTTCCATTTACATTAGCTAATGGATGTTCTTTCTCTATCTCACAAGGATGCACTTCAAGTTTTATAGCTCCAGCATCGTCTTTATATGCTGATGCAATTAATTTAATAGGTTTGCTTTGTTCTTTTGCATGTTGAATTTGTTGTTTTGTAACATTCTCTATTCCCTTTATACATATATCTCCAAGTGAATATTCGGTCCTCAATAAACTATTTGCCAAGAGTAATAATTTACAAGCACTGTCTAGTCCACTTACATCTAACGACGGATTCGTTTCAGCAATTCCTTGTTTTTGCGCATCTTGCAATGCTTCTTGAAAAGTCATACCTTCTGCATACATTTTTGTCAGGATGTAATTTGTTGTCCCATTTAATACACCTTCTATCTTTTCAATATTGCAGCCAGCTAAACTAAATTGTCCAATATCTAGTGTTGGTAATGCTGCAGCAGTTGCACCACTGTAACGAATCCGGACATTAGCGATTTGGGCTGCTTCTTTTAATTCTCTCCACCCTGTAACAAGTGCTCCTTTTGAAATAGCAACTACATCCATATGATTTTGAATTGCTTGTTTCATATATTGTTTCCCAGGATCTCCATCTTCGAGATTTGTAGCAGTTGCCTCTATCAATACGTTTCCATTCATATGAGCCATTCCGTAATCTTCTGGATAACATTCTACATACCTTTGAATTGCCTGTGTTCCAGAACCATAAGTAATTAAATCATTTATATGCAAACCTTTTTCGTTATAAATTGCTATATTTCTCCCTATAATGCCACTCATGCACAAGTCAATTCCGTACATTTCATTTATATATGAATATTTTTCATTTATTAATGTAATAAATTCTCTCCCTACTGTTCCATAACCAGATAATACGACATTAATTACCATATTTTCACCCCAAAATATTTTACTAATACGTTCTTTATTTTTAGTATAGTATAAAAGCTCTCTCAATTTCTATTGAGAGAGCTTTTATACTTTCATTTAGGTAACTGTGTTAATTGTTTAGCAATCGTCCGATAAAAACCAGTAATGTCAGAAAAACCTAGTGAATCAGAAACACTTAGCCCTACCATATCAAGATGATCCCAATTTTCTTTCGTCTCAATATGATTCCATTTCCCTCTCTCTAAAGAACCAGTATTATTTACAGCCCCAGTAGCAGTAGGTGCAATCATAGAATTTGTATTTACCACACCATCATTTTGCCACCAAGATCCATCAATAAATGGACGATTTTGTTCGTACCTTGCGTATGAGCCTAAGAAAAATGCATTACCCATCAATGCTTTATTCATCGTGATATGAGGGAGATGTACCCCTGTTATAGGACCAGCTTGTGTAGCATGTCCACTATACGATAAATAATATACGTCTGGTTGCGTTTTCACCCAATCGTTTAATTCTTTCGCTCCATCTGTACTTAAATCCCACTGGCTAATATCCTTCGTATCTTTCCAAACCGAACTATTTAATATACGGTTTGTGTATTGTAAAAAGGACTCTCCTGCATTCTTTTTGATTCCCCATTGATCTAATTTAAAATCATATAATGATAGATTATCATTTCCATTTAAACTTGCAGCTGTGATGAGTAATTCTTTTACGAACGGTAAAAGGCGGCTACCATCGGCAAGTGTTGTTCCGTTATGAGGAGTTGCTAATGTCGTAACACTATGAACATATGATTTCCCGCCCTCAAATAATGAAGATATCTTTGCATCAGTATGCTTCTTAGCATATTCTTTTTCTTCCAAACTTCCTTCTTTTAATAATTGTACTAATGTCCGTATTGTTTGCCCTCCCATACTATGTCCAACAAGATGAACTTTATTGGATTCACTCCAATTTGGAACGAATCCAACGTACGTTCTTCCAAAACGATTATGTCCATGTTTCTTAGCATGCGCTGCACCATAATCCACTGTCCTCCCACTAATTTGTGCATATAACTCACATGCACGGTCCCAGTTACTAGAAACAGGTCCAACAGCAGCTGTATGTACCTCATATCCATTTCTCTTTAAATCTTCTTGTATATCATTTACACCACCCCAATATCGTACGCCAAGCATTTCATCTCTTCCCCATCCAGCAAAGCCATTCACTAAAACAATAGGGTTATTGTTACTTTTGGCATCCGCTGCGTAACTTGATTTTGGCATAACGACACTCGAAACAATAATACATAAAACGAAAAATCCCCAAGTTAACCTTTTCATAATCCATCCCCTTTTCTATTTCTCTCTTCAAATAAAACGATTACATTCAATCCTCCTTTTTTATTGAAAAAAGACCCCCAACTATACTTTGGCATAGCGCCAAAGTTATACATTGTGGATCTCCAGTTCTCTATCACAATTACTTATTAACTTAAACATACTGTAAACTATGTTATTTGAATTGTCTATAAATTTAAAAAACTTCAAGGTTGATAAAGTTTTTTTCAACCTTGAAGTTTTTGTTTAAGATTTTTCTTCAATCTTTACAAATTGTACAGATAATAATTGATCAAAATCTTTATTTTGCTTTTTCATTTTTAAATACTCATTCGTCAATGTATTATCTGTTGACATCTTAGGTTTCTCGTCGCCTAAAGATTTTTTCAAATGAAGAAGTTGTAATTTCGTTTCATTTGCTTTTATTTCTTTATATACATTATTTTTAGCCACAACAACATACCATTGCGTCCTATAATCACGAGTGTTACCAATCCAAGCATTACTATCATATATAACAGGAACCATCTTACCTCCTAATTCAATATTTTTCATCCTCTCTTCGTCTTCATGTGTAAATAATAAAGAGCCCTCTTTCGGAATATTTGGCAATGTATCCATAGGTATAGAATCTAGCCCCTTGTTTACATCGCGTTTCCGAAAAACTTTCGCTTTAATCATAGACTGCGCAGTGGATTCATCTATAATTAATACTTTTCCTTTTCCGAATTTACCTGTTTTTACTGAAAATACTTCTTTTTTATTTGTATTTTCTTTATAACGATCAAGAATAGGGAAAGAATAGTTTTCATCCCCAATAATTAATACGCCATTGGCCGGAAATGAATCTTCCTTTTTAGAACATGCACTTAAGTTTGTTAAAACGATTATAATTAATATGAAAATAGCTATTGTTTTTTTCATCACAATTCCTTTCATGATTCAAATTCAGTTTACTATACTCCTTTACGTACTCTTGATAGTCGTTTTTCCCTTATTGCTCCATAGTCTTATAAAGCTTTTGCAGGTAACGCCAACGTGTCATAAAGAAATATAGTATTTGTATACATATAAATGAAATCAATATAATAATGGAACTGTTTAAAATGGAAAAATCAACTAATTGTTGTAATGCTGTATAAGCGACTACAGTATGAACAACGGCAATGACAATTGGCAAGAAGAACATTAATAATAACTGTCTCGTTACAACTTTCCTTAACTCTCGTCTACTTAAACCCATCTTCGAAATCATTTTATATTGCTGTTGGTCGCGGTCCAAATCTGTATACAACCGGAAATAGATAAAACTAGCAGCAAATGTGAAGAAGACAATTCCAACCAAAACACTTGCCATAAGTAGTAATCCGTTCGTTTGTTTTGCTTCTAACCACTTTAATGCTAGCGTTTGAAAGAAGAAACTCCCGTCTCTACTATCCTTATCAAATATACTATTTAATTGACTTGAAATTTCTTTTGTTTTCATCCAATCATCTACAACAAAGCCATAAATACGATGTTCAGCAAGCTCATTATCCCGCTCAGCAGTAAAAGGAATTTCATCAAACACATGATCTTGCACTGCAATTAAAATACTTCCTACGTCATGTGGTAAAACTAAATTTTCTACAGCTTTTTTCACATGAAAGGTTTCCATCCAATCCCCTTGAATCACTTCAATATTCTTTTTATAGTCACCATTTTTAAATTCTTGTTTTTGTGATACCATTCCAGGGACTAGTAAAATTTCATCTTCTTTTTCAATTATTTCCTGTTGATAACCGAGCGCTTTCGCAAGTTCGTTATATTCACTTAACTTCAGTACGTAAACATTACTTTCTGTATATTTATGTGAAGTTGAAGCCATCCGATAAGGAATATTGGCATCAGTAAGATGTTTTTTGATAATAGCAAGATGTTCATTTACCTCTTTATCTTTTTCAGAACTTACATACAAAAATGTGTATGGGTTTGTCATTCTTACTAATTCTTTATTACCTAAAGCAGCTGTTGTACCAATTGCTGTAAACGCAACAGCTGAAATAATCGATACAATAAAAAACATTGTCGCATTATCTTTCATACGGTAAATCAATTCCGAAAACGTTAATATATTTGTTCTCTTTAAAAATAAAGATTCACTCTTTTTGGCAATATGCAATATATAAACACTACACTGTGTATATAAAAAGTACGTTCCGATAATGACAAGAAGCACACCAATTCCTAACATAATAAAACTGTGACTTGATATAAAACGAAATACTGCGCTATATCCACATCCTATACAAATTAAAGAAACTAGCGATAACAACATAGAAGATTTCGGCTCCGGTTTCGGTTTTTCTTCCGCTTGAATCAGCTCAACAAGCTCCGTCACCTTTATCATTTTAAAAGTGAAAAGTGAAACAATAAAAAATAAGAAAAGAAACGTAACAACAGTTACTAGTATTGCTTGCATCGGTACATAGAAAGGTAATCCGTTACTGATCATTAAGACACTTGCACTAATCAATAAAACTAATTTAGAAAATATGAGACCAATTATAATCCCTATACAAATGGAACCTAATCCAATTAGCATGCTTTCAATTAACAATAATTTCTTAAGCTGCTTCATTGACATACCTTGCATCATTAAAATACCGAATTCTTTTTTACGTGTTTTTAAAAATGAACTAACTGAATATAGGATAAAGAAAAATGAAAAAACAAAAATCAAACCTTGTGAAATTCTAAATCCCATTGTGCCAAATGAACTTATCGTTTCACTTGTCGATTTCAATTCACCTTTTAAATCAGGATGAAATAACAAAAGTGCATACGTAAAGAAAATCATAATAGAAAATGCACTACTTAAAAAATGAGCGGCGTATGTCCTTTTATTTCGAAAGATATTATTAAATGCGAACTGACGAAAAGTCATGTCTTTTCCCCCCTAACAAAGCAAGGACGTCTATAATTTTTTGGTAAAAAGCTTGTCTACTTTCACCACAATAAATCTCGTTATACAATTGACCATCTTTAATAAAAATTACCCGGCTACAATAACTCGCTGCATAAGGATCATGCGTAACAAGCATCATCGTTGCCTTCTCCTCTTTATTAAGAGTATCTAGCATCTCCATTACATCATTTGAAGATTTAGAATCTAAATTGCCTGTTGGCTCATCCGCGAGCAGTAGTTGTGGCTTATGAACAATAGCACGAGCGATTGCTGTTCTTTGAGCTTGTCCTCCTGATATTTCAAAGGTCCTTTTGTTTAAAATATTAGTAATACTTAATTTCTCAGCAACCTCTTCTACTCGTTTATTCATTTCTTTTACAGACACACCATCTAACGTCATCGGCAATACGATGTTTTCTTTCACTGTAAGTGTGCTAAGCAGATTAAATGATTGAAAAACAAAGCCTAATTTTTGACGGCGGAATAAAGCCAAACCTTCTGATGTTAGCTGGAAAGGGTTTGTGCCATTTATTAAAATCTGACCGGATGTTGGAAAATCTATCGTAGACACCATATTTAACAGTGTTGTTTTCCCACTACCTGAAGGCCCCATAATCCCTACAAATTCACCTTCTTGAATTGACAAATCAATATCAGTCAATGCCTTAAAAGGAACTTTTCCTTTATACACCTTACTAATGCCTTTTGCATTTAAAATTTCCATTTACATTCTCCCTTCATTTGTACTGCTTACTATGAAGTGTAGCGGAACCGTCTTACATCTCATATTGATTCATCTTTCATTTATCTTACAGGTCTGTAAGATTTCTAAAAAAACTGACAATAATTTTTGTCATACCTTTTCAAAAACTATAACTAGCACTTATATATTTTATAATACTTATAATTTCAACTTTACATTTACAATGGACCATACATATTTTCGAATGAAAAGTATTATAGTTGTAGCATTCTTTACAGTCTTTATCAAAAGATATGCGATATATTATTTTGAAGAATTATTATATCACTTCAAATCGCACTGATTGTATTACCACTTATAACTTACAAACTATATACACTTCTAAAAATCCATCTTTTTAGTATGGCATATTTCTTCATTCTAAAAAACAATAAAAAGTCCACCCCTTACGGTGGACTTTTTATGTAACTACTTCAATGAGTTTTGTTCGTATTATATATCATGAAAAACATAAACAGTTTTTCATGATATATAATACGCACTTCTTAAAAATATGTGCTTGTGCCTAATTTCTTTTTAAATGTTAACATTCAAAAAGGAGCATCTTCACCAATGGATGCCCCCTATTTGAATGGTGCGACGTATTTACAATATACGTTAACTCACGAACGCTTTATATTAAAGCTCCTTGATTTGCTTCGTTAATTCTTTAAACCTTTTATCAAGTTCCATATATTCTTCATCTTGAAATGTTAAGAAGCTCAGTTTCCCTAAAACTTCTTGCCTTTCTGTTTCCAATTTCAAGCGTAACTCATCAAGGTTATTTCTTTGCTTGGGTGCTTCTTTCAATTGCTTTTGTATACTATTGTTTAAAAATACTAGTTTACTGTTCGTCGTCTTTTCAAGAAAGTACCGATCATGTGATACGACTACTAATGTGCCATTATACTCTGCTAACGTATTCTCAAGCTGTTCACGTGAGGGTAAATCAAGATGATTAGTTGGTTCATCTAAAATCAGAACATCTTTTTCGTCTAAAATATACGCCATCAATTTACACTTTACTCGTTCACCCATGCTCATTTGCTGAATTGGCTCTTTCCATTGGGCAGATTGGAACCCTAAATGTTTCATTAAATTTTGTACTTTTCCTCTTTCTTCAAATGTCTCTTTATAAAATAAATCTTCTGGTGTTTTTTCAAGTGGTAAATCAAATACTTCTTGTGTTAAATAGCCAATGTTTGCAGATGGCGAAATCCATATATCCCCTTGGGCTGTTTCCGTTCCCATAATCACCTTTAATAAAGTTGTTTTTCCACAACCATTCGCTCCAACAAGTGCAACTTTCTCACCATGTTGAATTGTAAAATTGACTTTCTCAAATAATACCCGTTCGTTAAAACCTTTTTTTAGTTGCTTCACTTCTAAAAAGCGCTTTCCTACTTTTTTATTTTCCTGAATAGAAAATTCAACAGTATAATCTGGCTGCACACGTTCTATTTTCTTTTTTTCAAGCTCTTTTTCGAGACGTTTTCGCTTCGACTTAATTTGCGCATCCGTTCGTTTCGCTTTTACACGATGATATTCTTTAAACCCTTCTTTTTTCGTAGACTGGGCATGAGCTTTTTGGGACCATGATGATAATTCTTTTATTTGTGATTCCACACGTTCAATATTCTTTTGTTGCTTTTCATATTCACGTTGCTGTGTCATTCGTTTTTGCTCTCGAGCTTGCATATAACTCGTATAATTCCCCTCATGCTCATTTAACTTTTTCTCTTCAAGTGACCAAATTTTTGTTGCAACAGCGTCCAAAAAATAACGATCATGCGATACAACGATAACTGCCCCACTCATGTTTTTTATTTGTTCAATGAGAAACTCTGTGCTCTTTTCATCTAAATGGTTCGTCGGTTCATCTAATATTAGTAAGTTCGGGTTTTCTGCAAACCCTTTTGCAAGCCGAACTTTCAGTTTTTCTCCACCACTTAATGTATGAAAGTCATTTGTTGGCACGCCCCATTTTGCGAGAAGTTCCACTTCTAACGCTGTTAATTCTTTAGATGCAAATTCTTCTTTTTCTTGTTCAACATACGCCATCGTAACGTCCATCTGTTGCCATTCTAGTTGGCCTCTTGCTGGCTCTATTTTTTCGTTTATTAATTGTAACAATGTCGATTTACCGGCACCGTTTTTCCCAATAACACCGATAATC
The DNA window shown above is from Bacillus clarus and carries:
- a CDS encoding bifunctional metallophosphatase/5'-nucleotidase, with the translated sequence MSKRKWKNYIYIFTIFILFGTAVIVKPFIAQAEESDTNITLLGTADIHGRFMPWDYALDGANMNGSLTQLHTVIKKVRQENPNTILLDAGDTIQGNSVELFNDQPQSPMMVAMNTMGYDAWAFGNHEFNFGLDILKKVSSQYKGKMLAGNIYKENGERFLPAYTIVEKDGIKIGIVGMNTPMISEFEKGTDHLAGLVVKNPVEETRKAIQELKGKVDAMVGVMHMGLENENGIPGTGVQDIANACPELSAIFAGHMHKLVKKEVVNGVLITEPDKYGTHISRIDLTFTKQNGKVVLKDKTATAISVKNVDGTTVLSDSALETTLTPFHEYARKDANVVVAQLKGKNLVPENEIKDIPSVQVQETPLSDFFHEVMLYYSKADVVAHQIDNDYARLDIGPIKKKDIAYNYQYALGEITVYKVTGKDLKDYMEWAAGYFNSSRNGDVTVSFDKTRRASKYSTNDFFGGVKYEIDLTKPYGSRIKNLRSIRTNKPIKLNDGMTLGMNAYRMEALQAKGGALEGRKFEQVWSSKQENAFGETGGTIRNLAITYLKDVKKGVYTPKIMHNWEITGVDTHSSEHKAVVNLVNKGILEIPKTEDGKYTNIASVNTKEPITREEIVSLSQKANIDPIQFKHIKTKGDFYKKIDRLLKR
- the tenA gene encoding thiaminase II, which produces MSFSQLLRKEVNSIWEASFNHPFVKKLGEGTLDLASFRYYVLQDSYYLSHFARVQTLGAAKALELETTARMAHHAQNTYEAELSLHENFAKKLGITEEEKANFIPAPTAYAYTSHMYRAAYEGHLGDIIAAILPCYWLYYEIGERLKECQPEEPIYQEWISAYGSDWFRTLVEEQIARLDAIAETVTEADRNRMKQHFVFSSQYEYSFWEMAYTLENWPVDEKAEDVVL
- a CDS encoding MBL fold metallo-hydrolase, producing the protein MKIANGLAMLELEIQGFRLNPTLLWDDEEAILVDTGMPGQSEQIREAMNRLNVPFDKLKTVLLTHQDIDHVGSLPEVIQKVGQSIEVYAHELDKPYIEGEFSLLKGDPNKMNEQQWVALPEPLKAIYLNPPKAKVNHILRHGQILPFLDGIEVIHTPGHTPGHVSLYIGKYKTLIAGDALVCVEGNLKGPVPRTTPDMETAMKSLEKLLAFDIDRVICYHGAICDVNVKEQLKRLVREED
- a CDS encoding homoserine dehydrogenase, whose translation is MVINVVLSGYGTVGREFITLINEKYSYINEMYGIDLCMSGIIGRNIAIYNEKGLHINDLITYGSGTQAIQRYVECYPEDYGMAHMNGNVLIEATATNLEDGDPGKQYMKQAIQNHMDVVAISKGALVTGWRELKEAAQIANVRIRYSGATAAALPTLDIGQFSLAGCNIEKIEGVLNGTTNYILTKMYAEGMTFQEALQDAQKQGIAETNPSLDVSGLDSACKLLLLANSLLRTEYSLGDICIKGIENVTKQQIQHAKEQSKPIKLIASAYKDDAGAIKLEVHPCEIEKEHPLANVNGTEKGITFLTDTMGRVTIIGGASNPRGAAAAALKDVIHLYRKDI
- a CDS encoding esterase/lipase family protein, yielding MKRLTWGFFVLCIIVSSVVMPKSSYAADAKSNNNPIVLVNGFAGWGRDEMLGVRYWGGVNDIQEDLKRNGYEVHTAAVGPVSSNWDRACELYAQISGRTVDYGAAHAKKHGHNRFGRTYVGFVPNWSESNKVHLVGHSMGGQTIRTLVQLLKEGSLEEKEYAKKHTDAKISSLFEGGKSYVHSVTTLATPHNGTTLADGSRLLPFVKELLITAASLNGNDNLSLYDFKLDQWGIKKNAGESFLQYTNRILNSSVWKDTKDISQWDLSTDGAKELNDWVKTQPDVYYLSYSGHATQAGPITGVHLPHITMNKALMGNAFFLGSYARYEQNRPFIDGSWWQNDGVVNTNSMIAPTATGAVNNTGSLERGKWNHIETKENWDHLDMVGLSVSDSLGFSDITGFYRTIAKQLTQLPK
- a CDS encoding lipoprotein BA_5634 family protein, translating into MKKTIAIFILIIIVLTNLSACSKKEDSFPANGVLIIGDENYSFPILDRYKENTNKKEVFSVKTGKFGKGKVLIIDESTAQSMIKAKVFRKRDVNKGLDSIPMDTLPNIPKEGSLLFTHEDEERMKNIELGGKMVPVIYDSNAWIGNTRDYRTQWYVVVAKNNVYKEIKANETKLQLLHLKKSLGDEKPKMSTDNTLTNEYLKMKKQNKDFDQLLSVQFVKIEEKS
- a CDS encoding ABC transporter permease, with translation MTFRQFAFNNIFRNKRTYAAHFLSSAFSIMIFFTYALLLFHPDLKGELKSTSETISSFGTMGFRISQGLIFVFSFFFILYSVSSFLKTRKKEFGILMMQGMSMKQLKKLLLIESMLIGLGSICIGIIIGLIFSKLVLLISASVLMISNGLPFYVPMQAILVTVVTFLFLFFIVSLFTFKMIKVTELVELIQAEEKPKPEPKSSMLLSLVSLICIGCGYSAVFRFISSHSFIMLGIGVLLVIIGTYFLYTQCSVYILHIAKKSESLFLKRTNILTFSELIYRMKDNATMFFIVSIISAVAFTAIGTTAALGNKELVRMTNPYTFLYVSSEKDKEVNEHLAIIKKHLTDANIPYRMASTSHKYTESNVYVLKLSEYNELAKALGYQQEIIEKEDEILLVPGMVSQKQEFKNGDYKKNIEVIQGDWMETFHVKKAVENLVLPHDVGSILIAVQDHVFDEIPFTAERDNELAEHRIYGFVVDDWMKTKEISSQLNSIFDKDSRDGSFFFQTLALKWLEAKQTNGLLLMASVLVGIVFFTFAASFIYFRLYTDLDRDQQQYKMISKMGLSRRELRKVVTRQLLLMFFLPIVIAVVHTVVAYTALQQLVDFSILNSSIIILISFICIQILYFFMTRWRYLQKLYKTMEQ
- a CDS encoding ABC transporter ATP-binding protein, which encodes MEILNAKGISKVYKGKVPFKALTDIDLSIQEGEFVGIMGPSGSGKTTLLNMVSTIDFPTSGQILINGTNPFQLTSEGLALFRRQKLGFVFQSFNLLSTLTVKENIVLPMTLDGVSVKEMNKRVEEVAEKLSITNILNKRTFEISGGQAQRTAIARAIVHKPQLLLADEPTGNLDSKSSNDVMEMLDTLNKEEKATMMLVTHDPYAASYCSRVIFIKDGQLYNEIYCGESRQAFYQKIIDVLALLGGKRHDFSSVRI
- the abc-f gene encoding ribosomal protection-like ABC-F family protein, whose translation is MTELLKLNDVYVEIMDHTLLKKMKATVKQGEIIGVIGKNGAGKSTLLQLINEKIEPARGQLEWQQMDVTMAYVEQEKEEFASKELTALEVELLAKWGVPTNDFHTLSGGEKLKVRLAKGFAENPNLLILDEPTNHLDEKSTEFLIEQIKNMSGAVIVVSHDRYFLDAVATKIWSLEEKKLNEHEGNYTSYMQAREQKRMTQQREYEKQQKNIERVESQIKELSSWSQKAHAQSTKKEGFKEYHRVKAKRTDAQIKSKRKRLEKELEKKKIERVQPDYTVEFSIQENKKVGKRFLEVKQLKKGFNERVLFEKVNFTIQHGEKVALVGANGCGKTTLLKVIMGTETAQGDIWISPSANIGYLTQEVFDLPLEKTPEDLFYKETFEERGKVQNLMKHLGFQSAQWKEPIQQMSMGERVKCKLMAYILDEKDVLILDEPTNHLDLPSREQLENTLAEYNGTLVVVSHDRYFLEKTTNSKLVFLNNSIQKQLKEAPKQRNNLDELRLKLETERQEVLGKLSFLTFQDEEYMELDKRFKELTKQIKEL